One segment of Mycobacteriales bacterium DNA contains the following:
- a CDS encoding branched-chain amino acid ABC transporter permease, which yields MTLFAQQLVNGLVIGALYGLIALGYTMVYGIIQLINFAHGEVFMVGAFGGLAAWRYLIPQGLPAPVSLVLVLLAAMLTSVAVAVVMERFAYRPLRNAPRLAPLITAIGVSLFLQELVRLYYYDDNLHKFTGAKTDQPFPQFIKGTPIVVAGVRINRVELFIAVVSIVLMVALSAFVRRSRTGKAMQATAQDRDTAQLMGIDTDRIIVVAFVLGAALAGVAGVMQGLYVSTIGFRMGFLAGIKAFTAAVLGGIGNIAGAVLGGFLIGVVETMATQYVPGIFGGSAWRDVWTFVVLIIVLVFRPAGLLGERVVSRS from the coding sequence GTGACGCTGTTCGCCCAGCAGCTCGTCAACGGGCTGGTGATCGGCGCCCTGTACGGGCTGATCGCGCTCGGCTACACGATGGTGTACGGCATCATCCAGCTCATCAACTTCGCCCACGGCGAGGTGTTCATGGTCGGCGCGTTCGGCGGCCTCGCCGCCTGGCGCTACCTGATCCCGCAGGGCCTGCCGGCCCCGGTCTCGCTCGTGCTGGTGCTCCTCGCCGCGATGCTGACCAGCGTCGCCGTGGCGGTGGTGATGGAACGCTTCGCCTACCGGCCGCTGCGCAACGCGCCACGCCTCGCGCCGCTCATCACGGCGATCGGCGTCTCGCTGTTCCTCCAGGAGCTGGTGCGGCTCTACTACTACGACGACAACCTGCACAAGTTCACCGGCGCCAAGACCGACCAGCCGTTCCCGCAGTTCATCAAGGGCACCCCGATCGTCGTCGCGGGCGTGCGCATCAACCGGGTCGAGCTGTTCATCGCCGTCGTGTCGATCGTGCTGATGGTCGCGCTGTCGGCGTTCGTCCGGCGCAGCCGCACCGGCAAGGCGATGCAGGCGACCGCGCAGGACCGCGACACCGCGCAGCTCATGGGCATCGATACCGACCGGATCATCGTCGTGGCGTTCGTGCTCGGCGCCGCGCTGGCGGGCGTGGCCGGTGTCATGCAGGGTCTCTACGTGAGCACGATCGGCTTCCGGATGGGCTTCCTCGCCGGCATCAAGGCGTTCACCGCCGCCGTGCTCGGCGGCATCGGCAACATCGCCGGCGCCGTCCTCGGCGGCTTCCTCATCGGCGTGGTGGAGACCATGGCGACGCAGTACGTCCCCGGCATCTTCGGCGGCAGCGCCTGGCGCGACGTGTGGACGTTCGTCGTCCTCATCATCGTGCTGGTGTTCCGCCCGGCCGGGCTCCTCGGCGAGCGGGTGGTGAGCCGCTCGTGA